The following coding sequences are from one Pseudonocardia sp. EC080619-01 window:
- a CDS encoding MaoC family dehydratase N-terminal domain-containing protein, with protein MPETAATGVLADLVRDWDPPQVTDSRRVDPWPAAAFADLLDAPVPDLRDGAALPPMWHWLLLLPHPRTSEIGEDGHPTDGPFLPPVPGRRRMFAGGRFHAHGTIPFGSVLGSRSSVTTVTPKSGRSGEMLFVTVRHELTVDGGDDVVAVEEQDIVYRSEPEGTERRVVERPVADQPDPGGAWRLRRPTDSVLLSRFSALTYNGHRIHHDLPYVTGVEGYPDLVIHGPLMALLALELPRQNAPSDRVTGFEYRLARPAFVPSALVATGDRSGAEATVAVAAEGVQPSLTATVHLG; from the coding sequence GTGCCCGAGACCGCCGCCACCGGAGTCCTGGCCGACCTGGTCCGTGACTGGGACCCGCCGCAGGTCACCGACAGCAGGCGGGTCGACCCGTGGCCCGCCGCCGCCTTCGCCGACCTGCTCGACGCCCCGGTGCCGGATCTCCGCGACGGCGCCGCGCTCCCCCCGATGTGGCACTGGCTGCTCCTGCTCCCGCACCCGCGCACCTCGGAGATCGGCGAGGACGGGCACCCCACCGACGGCCCGTTCCTCCCGCCGGTACCCGGCCGGCGCCGGATGTTCGCCGGAGGCCGCTTCCACGCCCACGGCACGATCCCGTTCGGCTCGGTGCTGGGGAGCCGGTCGTCCGTCACCACCGTCACGCCGAAGTCCGGGCGGTCCGGCGAGATGCTGTTCGTGACGGTCCGCCACGAGCTGACCGTCGACGGGGGCGACGACGTCGTCGCGGTCGAGGAGCAGGACATCGTCTACCGTTCCGAGCCCGAGGGCACCGAGCGCCGCGTCGTCGAGCGTCCGGTCGCCGACCAGCCCGATCCCGGCGGCGCGTGGCGGCTGCGGCGCCCGACCGACTCCGTCCTGCTGTCCCGGTTCAGCGCGCTGACCTACAACGGGCACCGCATCCACCACGACCTCCCCTACGTCACCGGCGTCGAGGGCTACCCCGACCTGGTGATCCACGGCCCGCTGATGGCACTGCTGGCCCTGGAGCTCCCCCGGCAGAACGCACCGTCCGACCGGGTCACCGGGTTCGAGTACCGGCTCGCCCGCCCGGCGTTCGTGCCGTCGGCCCTCGTCGCGACCGGCGACCGGAGCGGGGCCGAGGCGACCGTCGCCGTCGCCGCCGAGGGCGTGCAGCCCTCGCTGACGGCCACCGTCCACCTCGGCTGA
- a CDS encoding SigB/SigF/SigG family RNA polymerase sigma factor yields MAEPDTRMDTATVATDDEYAHLDAPLRAFAAAPGDDPERAALREQLARGFHPVVRHIAGRYRHRGEPADDLEQVGAIGLLNALDRFDPEQGTPFLAYAVPTITGEIRRHFRDRTWSMRVPRRLKDFQTRMTRAQEELAVRHGRAPKVSELAEHLGTSREEVIEGLQAQDSYRSDSLDRLAGDTESPLGEIVGGADAGIGTVEDREALRPALRRLPERERTILLLRFFGNRTQTQIAEEVGLSQMHVSRLLARSLATLRRHLVEEPGGDSVSPMSDAG; encoded by the coding sequence ATGGCTGAGCCGGACACCCGGATGGACACCGCGACCGTCGCTACCGACGACGAGTACGCGCACCTCGACGCGCCGCTGCGGGCCTTCGCGGCCGCACCGGGCGACGACCCGGAGCGCGCCGCACTGCGCGAGCAGCTCGCACGGGGATTCCATCCGGTCGTCCGGCACATCGCCGGGCGCTACCGGCACCGCGGTGAGCCCGCCGACGACCTCGAGCAGGTCGGCGCGATCGGCCTGCTGAACGCCCTCGACCGGTTCGACCCGGAGCAGGGGACCCCGTTCCTCGCCTACGCGGTCCCGACGATCACGGGGGAGATCCGGCGGCACTTCCGGGACCGGACCTGGTCGATGCGGGTCCCCCGGCGGCTGAAGGACTTCCAGACCCGGATGACCCGCGCCCAGGAGGAGCTGGCGGTGCGCCACGGCCGGGCACCGAAGGTGTCCGAGCTGGCCGAGCACCTCGGGACCAGCCGGGAGGAGGTCATCGAGGGTCTGCAGGCGCAGGACTCCTACCGGTCGGACTCGCTCGACCGGCTCGCCGGTGACACCGAGAGCCCGCTCGGCGAGATCGTCGGAGGGGCCGACGCCGGCATCGGCACCGTCGAGGACAGGGAGGCGTTGCGCCCGGCGTTGCGCCGGCTCCCCGAGCGCGAGCGGACCATCCTGCTGCTGCGGTTCTTCGGCAACAGGACGCAGACCCAGATCGCCGAGGAGGTCGGGTTGTCCCAGATGCACGTCTCCCGGCTGCTCGCCCGCAGCCTCGCCACGCTGCGCCGGCACCTCGTCGAGGAGCCCGGTGGGGACTCCGTGTCCCCGATGTCCGACGCGGGGTGA
- a CDS encoding energy-coupling factor ABC transporter permease — protein MHIAEGYLPPLHAAAWTVVAAPFVVHGARAVVVRVREDPDTKLLLAAAGAFTFVLSALKIPSVTGSSSHPTGTGLGAVLFRPPVMALLGTVVLFFQAVLLAHGGLTTLGANAFSMAIAGPWIAYGAYVLVRRLGGGLGPAVFAAAFLGDLGTYTITSAQLALAFPDPTSGFGGAFVTFASIFSLTQIPLAVAEGLLTVLVVRLLVRITPDELRRLGVLRPKDTAGDGAASKEASA, from the coding sequence GTGCACATCGCCGAGGGCTATCTGCCGCCGCTGCACGCGGCGGCCTGGACCGTCGTCGCCGCGCCGTTCGTGGTGCACGGCGCGCGGGCCGTCGTCGTCCGGGTCCGGGAGGACCCGGACACCAAGCTGCTGCTCGCCGCGGCCGGGGCCTTCACCTTCGTGCTGTCCGCGCTGAAGATCCCGTCGGTCACCGGGTCGTCGTCGCACCCGACCGGCACCGGACTCGGTGCCGTGCTGTTCCGGCCACCCGTCATGGCGTTGCTGGGGACGGTGGTGCTGTTCTTCCAGGCCGTCCTGCTCGCCCACGGCGGCCTGACGACACTCGGCGCGAACGCCTTCTCCATGGCGATCGCCGGGCCCTGGATCGCCTACGGCGCCTACGTCCTGGTGCGCCGGCTCGGCGGCGGGCTCGGGCCCGCCGTGTTCGCCGCCGCGTTCCTCGGCGACCTCGGCACCTACACGATCACCAGCGCGCAGCTGGCGCTGGCCTTCCCGGACCCCACCTCGGGGTTCGGCGGCGCCTTCGTCACGTTCGCCTCCATCTTCTCCCTCACCCAGATCCCGCTGGCGGTCGCCGAGGGGCTGCTGACGGTGCTGGTCGTCCGGCTCCTCGTGAGGATCACCCCGGACGAGCTGCGCCGGCTCGGCGTGCTGCGCCCGAAGGACACCGCCGGTGACGGCGCCGCGTCGAAGGAGGCATCGGCGTGA
- the cbiQ gene encoding cobalt ECF transporter T component CbiQ, which translates to MLLIDEIAHANRWRGRHPGEKAFLALGLLVLAVALPPWPGALLTGTAAVALLLAGARVRPGTALRLLRLPLGFVLVGALPLLVTLGGDPWLALAPGGPARAAELVGRSMAAVGCLILFAATTPLADTLPRLRFVPPAVLEITLLIYRMLFLLLDSLNAVREAQSLRVGFRTRRATFRSLAGQGSAVFVRAFDRARRLEAGLASRGYDGSLRVRVTSRPVSPRFVAASAALLVAVGATALAVRA; encoded by the coding sequence ATGCTGCTGATCGACGAGATCGCGCACGCCAACCGCTGGCGGGGCAGGCACCCGGGGGAGAAGGCGTTCCTCGCGCTCGGCCTGCTGGTGCTGGCCGTCGCGCTCCCGCCGTGGCCCGGCGCGCTGCTCACCGGCACCGCAGCGGTGGCGCTGCTGCTCGCCGGTGCCCGCGTCCGGCCCGGGACGGCGCTGCGGCTGCTGCGGCTCCCGCTCGGGTTCGTGCTGGTGGGGGCGTTGCCGCTGCTGGTCACGCTCGGCGGGGACCCGTGGCTCGCGCTCGCGCCGGGCGGCCCGGCGCGGGCCGCCGAGCTGGTCGGCCGCTCCATGGCGGCCGTGGGCTGCCTGATCCTCTTCGCCGCGACGACCCCGCTCGCCGACACGCTGCCGCGGCTGCGGTTCGTGCCGCCTGCCGTCCTGGAGATCACGTTGCTGATCTACCGGATGCTGTTCCTGCTGCTGGACTCGCTGAACGCGGTGCGCGAGGCGCAGTCGCTGCGGGTGGGGTTCCGGACCCGCCGTGCCACCTTCCGGTCGCTGGCCGGGCAGGGGAGCGCGGTGTTCGTGCGTGCCTTCGACCGGGCCCGGCGGCTGGAGGCGGGTCTGGCGTCGCGCGGCTACGACGGCAGCCTGCGGGTGCGGGTGACCTCCCGGCCGGTGTCTCCGCGGTTCGTCGCGGCGAGCGCGGCGCTGCTGGTCGCGGTCGGTGCGACGGCGCTGGCGGTGCGCGCGTGA
- a CDS encoding energy-coupling factor ABC transporter substrate-binding protein: protein MSRSTLVNVLLVVAVVALFAIPVLFVPGEYSGADGQAGEAIEASGYEPWFSPVWEPPSGEIESGIFALQAAAGAGVLGYCLGVARTRSRQRGADSAPTET, encoded by the coding sequence GTGAGCCGTTCCACCCTGGTCAACGTCCTGCTCGTCGTCGCCGTCGTCGCGCTGTTCGCGATCCCGGTGCTGTTCGTCCCCGGCGAGTACTCCGGGGCCGACGGCCAGGCCGGCGAGGCCATCGAGGCGTCGGGCTACGAGCCGTGGTTCTCCCCGGTGTGGGAGCCGCCGTCGGGCGAGATCGAGTCCGGCATCTTCGCGCTCCAGGCCGCGGCGGGTGCCGGTGTCCTGGGGTACTGCCTCGGCGTCGCCCGGACGCGGTCGAGGCAGCGGGGCGCGGACTCCGCGCCGACCGAGACCTGA
- a CDS encoding MFS transporter translates to MRQRGAGDRTWWVACGLLFATAFGTNVPTPLLLVYRTELDLAPSTLAAIFGVYALGLAPSLLLGGPASDRFGRVRVLLPASVGVVLASLLFLGGASALWLLFAARFVQGLASGAVFSVGSAWLQDRAGADGAGRAARAASVAQTAGFCLGPLASGLLAAYGPLPLTLPYLVHVGLLVVAVAAVLVTVGTGSPPVGVVPRGLLPRPGFDPAARRTFVRVVVPTAVCVYAFPSVSVTVLPLLLPGASGLVAFTGLLAALTLGTGTLVQPFAHRPGARAGALGAALGALGFATGVVAALTGSVVAVAVAGILLGAGGGLCLNAGLTLVGRLAPASGRGAANGVFYTAAYLGFATPFLVTASAPVQALAVPLAVLVAVTVATAAWLAARAGDTAS, encoded by the coding sequence GTGCGGCAACGGGGCGCGGGGGACCGGACGTGGTGGGTGGCGTGCGGGCTGCTGTTCGCGACGGCGTTCGGCACCAACGTGCCGACACCGCTGCTGCTCGTCTACCGGACCGAGCTCGATCTCGCGCCGAGCACGCTCGCGGCGATCTTCGGCGTGTACGCGCTGGGGCTCGCGCCGTCGCTGCTGCTCGGCGGGCCGGCGTCGGACCGGTTCGGGCGGGTCCGCGTGCTGCTCCCCGCCTCGGTGGGGGTGGTGCTGGCGTCGCTGCTGTTCCTCGGCGGGGCGTCGGCGCTGTGGCTGCTGTTCGCGGCCCGCTTCGTGCAGGGCCTCGCCTCGGGCGCCGTGTTCTCGGTGGGCAGCGCCTGGCTGCAGGACCGCGCCGGTGCGGACGGTGCGGGCCGGGCCGCCCGGGCGGCCTCGGTGGCCCAGACCGCGGGGTTCTGCCTGGGTCCGCTCGCCTCCGGGCTGCTGGCCGCGTACGGGCCGTTGCCGCTGACCCTGCCCTACCTCGTCCACGTCGGGCTGCTGGTCGTGGCCGTCGCGGCCGTCCTGGTCACCGTCGGGACGGGGAGCCCGCCGGTGGGGGTGGTCCCGCGCGGGCTGCTGCCGCGGCCCGGGTTCGATCCCGCGGCCCGGCGGACGTTCGTCCGTGTCGTCGTCCCGACGGCGGTGTGCGTGTACGCGTTCCCGTCGGTCTCGGTGACGGTGCTGCCGCTGCTGCTGCCCGGCGCGTCCGGGCTGGTCGCCTTCACCGGGCTGCTCGCCGCGCTGACCCTGGGCACCGGGACCCTGGTGCAGCCGTTCGCGCACCGCCCCGGGGCGCGGGCCGGCGCCCTGGGCGCGGCGCTCGGCGCGCTCGGGTTCGCCACCGGCGTCGTCGCGGCCCTCACCGGCTCGGTCGTCGCGGTCGCGGTGGCGGGGATCCTGCTCGGTGCCGGGGGCGGGCTCTGCCTCAACGCCGGACTGACCCTGGTGGGGCGGCTCGCGCCGGCGTCCGGCCGCGGCGCCGCGAACGGCGTCTTCTACACCGCCGCCTACCTCGGCTTCGCGACGCCGTTCCTGGTGACGGCGTCGGCACCGGTGCAGGCGCTCGCCGTCCCGCTGGCCGTGCTGGTCGCGGTGACGGTGGCGACCGCGGCCTGGCTCGCCGCGCGCGCCGGGGACACCGCCTCCTGA
- a CDS encoding SAM-dependent methyltransferase, translated as MIDPDRAGGPDLSLPNPARVYDYMLGGAHNFDADRAFAERLLEALPGARDAAVANRAFLGRAVRACLDRGCRQFLDLGSGIPTAEPLHEIVRRHDPAARVAYVDSEPVAVAMSREILDGVDGVTISAADLTDADAVLAAPGVADLFDPTVPTAVLAVSVLHFVRDDAVLTRLLDRYCDAFGPGGLLVLSHGSTDVDDERAAEEMRTIERFTQESAQPAAARDRATLRRLLHRVDLLEPGLVDVSRWRPEPGHEPGRVVGMYAAVGEIVH; from the coding sequence ATGATCGACCCGGACCGGGCCGGAGGCCCCGATCTCAGCCTCCCCAACCCCGCCCGCGTCTACGACTACATGCTCGGCGGCGCGCACAACTTCGACGCCGACCGCGCGTTCGCCGAGCGCCTGCTGGAGGCACTGCCCGGTGCCCGCGACGCCGCCGTGGCCAACCGGGCCTTCCTCGGCCGCGCGGTGCGGGCCTGCCTGGACCGGGGCTGCCGGCAGTTCCTCGACCTGGGCTCCGGGATCCCGACGGCCGAGCCGCTGCACGAGATCGTCCGCCGGCACGATCCCGCGGCCCGGGTCGCCTACGTCGACAGCGAGCCGGTCGCGGTCGCGATGTCGCGGGAGATCCTCGACGGCGTCGACGGGGTGACGATCTCGGCCGCCGACCTGACCGACGCCGACGCCGTCCTCGCCGCCCCCGGCGTCGCGGACCTGTTCGATCCCACGGTGCCCACCGCCGTGCTGGCCGTGTCGGTGCTGCACTTCGTCCGCGACGACGCCGTCCTCACCCGGCTCCTCGACCGCTACTGCGACGCCTTCGGGCCCGGCGGCCTGCTCGTCCTCTCGCACGGCAGCACCGACGTCGACGACGAGCGCGCCGCCGAGGAGATGCGGACCATCGAGCGGTTCACCCAGGAGAGCGCCCAGCCCGCGGCCGCCCGGGACCGCGCGACCCTGCGCCGCCTGCTGCACCGGGTCGACCTGCTGGAACCGGGCCTCGTCGACGTCAGCCGGTGGCGCCCCGAGCCCGGCCACGAGCCGGGCCGGGTCGTCGGCATGTACGCCGCCGTGGGCGAGATCGTCCACTGA
- a CDS encoding energy-coupling factor ABC transporter ATP-binding protein has protein sequence MTAPVLEARGVAFAYRDGPPVLDGADLAVRTGRRLAVLGPNGGGKTTLFRLLLGLLEPARGEVLLDGAPLDRSRRGLARLRESAQLVLQDPDDQLFAADVAQDVSFGPLNLGLPDAEVDARVGEALAAVGMAELADRPTHRLSFGQRKRVAIAGALAVRPRILVLDEPTAGLDPAGVEELVAVLGRLHDEGTAVVLSTHDVDLAHRWADDVAVVHDGRVRRGPSAEILGDTGLLAAARLGPAWAPAVARLLAAAGHPGPAPRTAAELHDVLTALALREEIARG, from the coding sequence GTGACCGCCCCGGTGCTGGAGGCGCGCGGCGTCGCCTTCGCCTACCGCGACGGGCCGCCGGTCCTCGACGGCGCCGACCTCGCCGTCCGCACCGGACGGCGGCTGGCCGTGCTCGGACCGAACGGCGGCGGCAAGACGACGCTGTTCCGGTTGCTCCTCGGGCTGCTCGAACCGGCCCGGGGCGAGGTCCTGCTCGACGGTGCCCCGCTCGACCGGTCCCGCCGCGGGCTCGCCCGGCTGCGCGAGTCCGCCCAGCTCGTGCTGCAGGACCCCGACGACCAGCTGTTCGCCGCCGACGTCGCGCAGGACGTCTCGTTCGGCCCGCTCAACCTGGGCCTGCCCGACGCCGAGGTCGACGCCCGGGTCGGCGAGGCACTGGCCGCCGTCGGGATGGCGGAGCTCGCCGACCGGCCCACCCACCGGCTCTCGTTCGGCCAGCGCAAACGGGTCGCGATCGCGGGAGCGCTCGCCGTCCGGCCGCGGATCCTGGTGCTCGACGAGCCGACGGCCGGGCTGGACCCGGCCGGGGTGGAGGAGCTCGTCGCCGTCCTGGGCCGGCTGCACGACGAGGGCACCGCGGTCGTGCTGTCCACGCACGACGTCGACCTCGCGCACCGCTGGGCCGACGACGTCGCCGTCGTCCACGACGGGCGGGTGCGCCGGGGGCCGTCGGCCGAGATCCTGGGGGACACCGGGCTGCTCGCCGCGGCCCGGCTCGGTCCCGCGTGGGCGCCCGCGGTCGCCCGGCTGCTCGCGGCCGCCGGGCACCCCGGGCCCGCCCCGCGCACCGCGGCCGAGCTCCACGACGTGCTGACCGCCCTTGCGCTGCGAGAGGAAATAGCGAGAGGGTAA
- a CDS encoding crotonase/enoyl-CoA hydratase family protein, with the protein MGEPTGIAVEVADGVARLRLDRAEAANALNEPMWFGLRDALRALDDDPAVRVVVISGNGRHFCSGIDVAMLGGLKETAADDSPGHGADRLRRVILDLQECLTAVERCRTPVIAAVHGVCLGAGLDLAVACDLRYATADASFVLKEVDMGLAADVGVLQRLPRIVGEGVAREMAYTCRPVSGTEARELRLVNGVYDDAAALEEGVAGLAAELAAKSPLAMRGTKYAITYARDHTVADSLDQIATWNGGQLVSADLQEAVSAFLEKRPGTYRD; encoded by the coding sequence ATGGGCGAGCCGACGGGCATCGCGGTCGAGGTGGCGGACGGGGTCGCGCGGTTGCGGCTGGACCGCGCGGAGGCGGCGAACGCGCTGAACGAGCCGATGTGGTTCGGGCTGCGCGACGCGCTCCGCGCGCTGGACGACGACCCGGCCGTCCGCGTCGTCGTGATCAGCGGCAACGGGCGGCACTTCTGCTCCGGCATCGACGTGGCGATGCTGGGCGGGCTGAAGGAGACCGCCGCCGACGACTCCCCGGGCCACGGCGCGGACCGGCTGCGGCGGGTCATCCTCGACCTGCAGGAGTGCCTGACGGCGGTCGAGCGCTGCCGCACGCCCGTGATCGCGGCGGTGCACGGCGTCTGCCTCGGCGCCGGTCTCGACCTCGCCGTGGCCTGCGACCTGCGGTACGCGACGGCCGACGCGTCCTTCGTGCTGAAGGAGGTCGACATGGGCCTCGCCGCCGACGTCGGCGTGCTGCAGCGGCTGCCGCGGATCGTCGGCGAGGGCGTCGCGCGGGAGATGGCCTACACCTGCCGCCCGGTCTCCGGGACCGAGGCGCGGGAGCTGCGGCTGGTCAACGGCGTCTACGACGACGCCGCCGCCCTCGAGGAGGGCGTCGCGGGCCTCGCGGCGGAGCTGGCCGCGAAGTCCCCGCTGGCGATGCGCGGCACCAAGTACGCGATCACCTACGCCCGCGACCACACGGTCGCCGACTCCCTCGACCAGATCGCGACCTGGAACGGCGGGCAGCTGGTCTCCGCCGACCTGCAGGAGGCGGTGTCGGCGTTCCTGGAGAAGCGCCCCGGCACCTACCGCGACTAG
- a CDS encoding ATP-binding protein: MGPRLHVELPADPGAAGRSRRETGRWLTSLCGADRPCETAQDLVLAVNEAVSNCVEHGYRAAPSGTVSLRGTADGARVRMEISDRGSWREPPEDNGCRGRGLGMIEAVTEDVRVERGPGGTTVTFHGTLGRCPGVCSD; encoded by the coding sequence ATGGGACCGCGTCTGCACGTCGAGTTGCCCGCCGATCCCGGCGCGGCGGGCCGGTCGCGCCGGGAGACCGGCCGCTGGCTGACGTCGCTGTGCGGCGCCGACCGGCCGTGCGAGACCGCGCAGGACCTGGTGCTGGCCGTGAACGAGGCCGTGTCGAACTGCGTCGAGCACGGCTACCGGGCGGCACCGTCCGGCACGGTCTCGCTGCGCGGGACGGCGGACGGCGCCCGGGTGCGGATGGAGATCTCCGACCGTGGTTCCTGGCGGGAACCGCCGGAGGACAACGGCTGCCGCGGTCGCGGGCTGGGCATGATCGAGGCGGTCACCGAGGACGTGCGCGTCGAGCGCGGCCCGGGCGGAACCACCGTCACCTTCCACGGCACGCTCGGGCGGTGCCCGGGCGTCTGCTCGGACTGA
- a CDS encoding response regulator transcription factor — MRRVPDVRVLLADDQPLIRAGLRVLLETEDGYAVAAEAADGAEAVRRARETRPDVALMDVRMPGTDGLDALSAITGDPELAGTRVIVLTTFDLDDYVYRALRSGASGFLLKDTDPVALLRAIDLVHAGEALLAPSVTRRLITEFARHGPAAPPGTDRLAVLTGREREVLALVGRGHTNGEIAAQLVISPATARTHVGRLLTKLGARDRVQLVVIAHETGLVGQRR, encoded by the coding sequence GTGCGGCGGGTGCCTGACGTGCGGGTGCTGCTCGCCGACGACCAGCCGCTGATCCGGGCCGGGCTGCGGGTTCTGCTGGAGACCGAGGACGGCTACGCGGTCGCCGCCGAGGCCGCCGACGGCGCGGAGGCCGTCCGCCGGGCCCGCGAGACCCGGCCCGACGTGGCGCTGATGGACGTCCGGATGCCCGGCACCGACGGTCTCGACGCCCTCTCCGCGATCACCGGCGACCCGGAGCTGGCCGGGACCCGGGTGATCGTGCTGACCACGTTCGACCTGGACGACTACGTCTATCGGGCGTTGCGCTCCGGGGCGAGCGGCTTCCTGCTCAAGGACACCGACCCGGTGGCGCTGCTGCGCGCGATCGACCTCGTGCACGCGGGGGAGGCGCTGCTGGCGCCGTCGGTGACCCGGCGGCTCATCACCGAGTTCGCCCGGCACGGGCCCGCCGCCCCGCCGGGCACCGACCGGCTCGCCGTCCTCACCGGACGGGAACGCGAGGTACTCGCCCTCGTCGGGCGCGGGCACACCAACGGCGAGATCGCCGCCCAGCTGGTGATCAGCCCGGCCACCGCCCGGACCCACGTGGGGCGGCTGCTGACCAAGCTCGGCGCCCGCGACCGGGTGCAGCTCGTCGTCATCGCCCACGAGACGGGTCTGGTGGGGCAGCGGCGCTGA
- a CDS encoding sensor histidine kinase — MPTVRDVLVALVVGAAAVAGALFADPSGRPLLPWGAVLIALATLLLCWRSRHPVPVLVAVMVPTALYYWLDHPDGPASLLVAVAVYTVASRVSWPHAVLTGVLVVLAWTGTEQLIVGPPPELHLDHYSWIVVTVALGVAVGAVRRAAEASAGRAEERLVRRVEQERLRIARDVHDVVSHSLSMIVVQAGVGAHVAARRPEEAVAALERIRDAGTDALRELRGTLALLRDPADPGADPGDGDGTAPDRHAGGLDRLDEVVRAGRAAGITVTVAGDAGALPPEVDRAAFGTVREAVTNTVRHAPDASAARVTLDRHGDLLHLRISDDGGPPAPAGERGRPEGQGLRGLAERAAALGGRCTAAPDGDGFVVTAELPVAIRTTPAAGGAAGA; from the coding sequence ATGCCGACCGTGCGCGACGTGCTGGTGGCGCTCGTCGTGGGTGCCGCCGCGGTCGCCGGTGCGCTGTTCGCCGACCCGTCCGGCCGCCCGCTGCTGCCCTGGGGCGCGGTCCTGATCGCACTCGCCACGCTGCTGCTGTGCTGGCGGAGCCGCCACCCGGTGCCCGTGCTCGTCGCGGTGATGGTGCCGACGGCGCTCTACTACTGGCTCGACCATCCCGACGGTCCGGCCTCGCTGCTCGTCGCGGTCGCCGTCTACACCGTCGCCAGCCGGGTGAGCTGGCCGCACGCGGTGCTCACCGGGGTCCTCGTCGTGCTGGCGTGGACCGGTACCGAGCAGCTGATCGTCGGCCCGCCGCCGGAGCTGCACCTCGACCACTACTCGTGGATCGTCGTCACCGTCGCGCTCGGTGTCGCGGTCGGAGCGGTGCGCCGGGCCGCCGAGGCGTCGGCGGGGCGGGCCGAGGAACGGCTGGTCCGCCGGGTCGAGCAGGAACGGCTGCGGATCGCCCGCGACGTCCACGACGTCGTCTCGCACAGCCTCTCGATGATCGTCGTGCAGGCCGGGGTGGGCGCGCACGTGGCGGCCCGCCGCCCCGAGGAGGCCGTCGCGGCGCTGGAACGCATCCGCGACGCCGGCACCGACGCCCTGCGCGAGCTGCGCGGCACCCTCGCGCTGCTGCGTGATCCCGCCGACCCCGGTGCCGACCCGGGCGATGGTGACGGAACGGCCCCGGACCGGCACGCCGGCGGGCTCGACCGGCTCGACGAGGTCGTCCGCGCCGGGCGGGCCGCCGGGATCACGGTGACCGTGGCCGGGGACGCCGGTGCGCTCCCGCCGGAGGTGGACCGGGCCGCGTTCGGCACCGTGCGGGAGGCCGTCACCAACACCGTCCGGCACGCGCCGGACGCGTCGGCGGCGCGGGTCACGCTCGACCGGCACGGCGACCTGCTGCACCTGCGGATCAGCGACGACGGGGGCCCGCCCGCCCCCGCGGGGGAGCGCGGACGCCCGGAGGGCCAGGGCCTGCGCGGCCTCGCCGAACGCGCCGCGGCGCTGGGCGGGCGGTGCACCGCGGCACCGGACGGGGACGGGTTCGTGGTGACGGCGGAGCTGCCGGTCGCGATCCGGACCACGCCCGCGGCGGGAGGTGCGGCGGGTGCCTGA
- a CDS encoding RNA methyltransferase, which produces MPDLTSTANPRVKNLVRLRTRRHRDAAGVTLVEGHDELSLALDAGVRPTEVYWAPDLVRSEELLERMPGARATSVTREVFARIAYRESPDGWLAVAPAPGRPLDELELRPDALVLVAEGIEKPGNVGAMLRTAEACGVDAVVIATPDRAGTDFANPNVVRASKGTVFAVPVASAPTAEVQEWLRRRGVRSVVTTPAGTTELGRADLTGPTALVIGTEATGVTGPWLAGADATVVIPMRGTVNSLNASIAAAVVLFEAVRQRSGTSAG; this is translated from the coding sequence GTGCCCGACCTGACCAGCACCGCCAACCCGCGCGTCAAGAACCTGGTCCGGCTGCGCACCCGCCGCCACCGCGACGCCGCGGGCGTCACCCTCGTCGAGGGGCACGACGAGCTGTCCCTCGCCCTCGACGCCGGGGTCCGGCCCACCGAGGTCTACTGGGCCCCCGACCTGGTGCGGTCGGAGGAGCTGCTGGAACGGATGCCCGGCGCCCGCGCGACGTCGGTGACCCGCGAGGTGTTCGCCCGCATCGCCTACCGCGAGTCCCCGGACGGCTGGCTCGCGGTCGCCCCCGCGCCGGGCCGCCCGCTCGACGAGCTGGAGCTCCGGCCGGACGCGCTGGTGCTCGTCGCCGAGGGGATCGAGAAGCCCGGCAACGTCGGCGCGATGCTGCGCACCGCGGAGGCGTGCGGGGTGGACGCCGTGGTCATCGCGACCCCGGACCGGGCCGGGACCGACTTCGCCAACCCGAACGTCGTGCGGGCGTCGAAGGGCACGGTGTTCGCGGTGCCGGTGGCGTCGGCGCCGACCGCGGAGGTCCAGGAGTGGCTGCGGCGCCGCGGCGTGCGCAGCGTCGTCACCACCCCGGCCGGGACGACCGAGCTGGGCCGGGCCGACCTCACCGGCCCGACGGCGCTGGTGATCGGGACCGAGGCGACCGGCGTCACCGGGCCGTGGCTGGCGGGTGCCGACGCCACCGTCGTCATCCCGATGCGCGGCACCGTCAACTCGCTCAACGCCTCGATCGCCGCCGCGGTGGTGCTGTTCGAGGCGGTCCGGCAGCGCTCGGGTACGTCAGCAGGCTGA